A genomic window from Vigna radiata var. radiata cultivar VC1973A chromosome 2, Vradiata_ver6, whole genome shotgun sequence includes:
- the LOC106777240 gene encoding E3 ubiquitin-protein ligase SDIR1 isoform X2: MSFVFRGSRGDIESGFSEYVPERTLMRVHPARPVNGNSLAFLITVILIFMILNSPQMLHHFLLWVVLAIFVMATSLRMYATCQQLQAQARAHAAAASGLLGHTELRLHMPPSIAIATRGRLQGLRLQLALLDREFDELDYDTLRALDTDTAPSTRSMTEEEINALPIHTYKIPVPPKDGSASLASSSGAAEIKQESGGTEAGIRGSEDELTCTICLDQVKRGELVRSLPCLHQ, encoded by the exons ATGAGTTTTGTCTTCCGAGGGAGTAGGGGAGATATTGAAAGTGGATTTTCAGAATACGTTCCTGAAAGAACCTTGATG CGGGTTCATCCAGCTCGCCCAGTTAATGGCAATTCTTTAGCTTTTCTTATCACAG TTATTTTGATATTCATGATATTAAACTCCCCTCAGATGTTACATCATTTTTTG CTCTGGGTTGTACTGGCTATCTTTGTCATGGCTACAAGTCTGAGGATGTATGCAACTTGTCAACAACTTCAGGCACAGGCTAGGGCTCATGCTGCAGCAGCCTCTGGGTTGCTTGGCCATACTGAACTGCGTCTTCACATGCCACCATCGATTGCAATTGCAACCAGAGGAAGATTGCAGGGACTTAGACTTCAGCTTGCACTTCTTGACCGTGAATTTGATGAGCTAG ATTATGATACTTTGAGAGCTCTTGACACTGATACTGCTCCTAGTACTCGTTCAATGACTGAGGAAGAGATAAATGCCTTGCCTATTCACACTTATAAAATTCCAGTCCCACCAAA GGATGGCTCAGCCAGTCTGGCATCCTCGTCAGGTGCAGCTGAG ATTAAACAAGAATCTGGAGGAACAGAGGCAGGTATCAGAGGTTCAGAAGATGAGCTGACATGTACTATATGCTTGGACCAAGTTAAGAGGGGGGAGCTTGTTCGTAGCTTACCATGCTTGCATCAG